The DNA sequence CCGAGGATTTAATTGTTATTACGGTATATGAGATTACATGAATAAGAAAATGCATCATTACACCGACGGCGGCCTCAAGAATGTATGGCTGCAGAATGGCTTCGAAATACGTTCAACGCCTTATGGGAAAGGTGTGGCAATTCATGATGTGGAAGGACTGACCAAAGCCATCTGTTTAGCTTTGGCTGAAAAATCAAGCCCTTTAAGTGGAGTTGAGTTTCGGTATATCCGTAGCGGTGGAATGCTTTTATCTCAGGCAGGGCTTGGCACGATGATGGGCGCTGATGCCCAGTCAATCGCTCGCTGGGAGAAGCATGGACGTTTACCAAAATGGGCAGACAAAATGGTCCGGGTTTTATATATGGCGCATGCGGATGGTGATCAGACGATAAGCTCGGTTGTTTCCCGTGTTAGTGCCGTGGAGCGCCTTATCAATCAAAAGATTGTGGTTAGGGAAGTGCGCAACAAAGGATGGCGATCAGACCTCGTAGTTGCTTAATGTTTGCCTAGTAGCATCTCAGTAACTCTTCAGCGCCATCAAAGGCATGGCGTTTACTTTCTATTTCAAGGGATCATCTGATTTGTTGATCCGACCAACGATTGGAGCCTTTGGCGGGATTAGGCTGCCAAAAGACCGTTGAATGATGGAATTTTGGGAAGTATTTTTTTTAATTTGATTTCTGCGTTCCATAGATCGTATTTGGATTGCATTTCAATCCACAGATGCGGACCATTCCCTAAAAAGGTTCCTAGTCTGAGGGCAAGTTCTGGGGTGATGGCACTTTTCTCGGCGAGAACTGCGTGCAGCGTTTGTCTAGAGACCCTCAGGTGTTTTGAAAATTCAGTAACGGAAATCCCTAAAGTAGGGAAAACGTCCTCTCTCAGAATGGCGCCAGGGTGGGTTGGGGGTCTTTTACGCATGATCATGAATGATAGTTTTCCAGGTTAAGTCGATAAGCATTTTCTTCGCGCCATTCAAAGGTAAGGCACCAAGGGCCGTTGACATGAATGCTATAGCGTTTTGGAACCCCTTCTAATCCATGAAAATTAAAACCAGGAACCCTTAGATCATCAAGTGATTTAGCGGAGTCAATAGCGTCTAAACGACGGATGATTCTGCTTACTAAAGACTTCTGAATCTTGATACTTTTACCGTCTTCAAATAATTCCTTTAGGCCCTTATGAATATACGATTCAATCATATATTCATTTTAAAGGCTCAGAACAAAGTGTAAAGTAAAGCCTTACACTTGTAAAGGCTTAGAAAGCTAAGTTTATTAATGGAACTTAAAGGCTTTCCTACAGCCAAGTCATCCTCAATCCCTACCTATTACCCCCAAAAGTCTCTACGCTGAATCCATCTACATAGAGGAGGGTTAAGCTTGCAAGTATCTGTTGAATGTACCCATAAGACATTACGTCTCTTTAAGATCCAGTTAGATGCACGAACTGTCCTGATTTTGCTCATTATTTGGATGATTTGGGGCATTTTCAGAATTCTGAAGATCTTCTAAATAATTGGATTCTTTTGCCTAGCCATTCAGTTAGAATTTCCTGAGATATCAGTCTATATAAAGGGAAATACATGAAACATTCATGGACTAAGCAAATTCTTGCTGCTTCAGTTT is a window from the Polynucleobacter sp. MWH-Aus1W21 genome containing:
- a CDS encoding HigA family addiction module antitoxin, which gives rise to MRKRPPTHPGAILREDVFPTLGISVTEFSKHLRVSRQTLHAVLAEKSAITPELALRLGTFLGNGPHLWIEMQSKYDLWNAEIKLKKILPKIPSFNGLLAA
- a CDS encoding type II toxin-antitoxin system RelE/ParE family toxin, with the translated sequence MIESYIHKGLKELFEDGKSIKIQKSLVSRIIRRLDAIDSAKSLDDLRVPGFNFHGLEGVPKRYSIHVNGPWCLTFEWREENAYRLNLENYHS